One Mycolicibacterium rufum genomic window, TCGATCGTCACCTGCGCGATGGTGCCGCCGGTGAACGGGAACGGCGCCGCGAACGCCCGCGACACCGGCGAACCGGTGTTGGCGCCGACGCTCAGACTCGCGCTGGCCAGGCCGAACGTGCCGGGGTGGACGCGCATTCCGGTGTAGTCACCGACCTGGGTGTCGTCGACGTAGAGCGCGGCGTCACCGATCGGGGTGTGGCTGCCCTCGGCGGTGCCGGTGAGGGTGAACGCGAAGCCCAGGGTGCGCACGCCGGCACCGAGTGGGTCGGTCGCCGACAGCGTCTGCTCCTGCTCACCGAGGAAGTTGTAACAGAAGTGCAGCCGACCGCCCTGCACGTACATCACGTAACCGCCGTGCGCCCCACCGTGTTTGACGATCACGCCCTCGGCGCCCTCGGTGAGGTCGACCTCGGCGAGCACGGCGAAGGACCGCCCACGCAGTTCCACGACCGCGCCGATGCCGACGTCGGCGGTGCCGGGATAGTAGACGTAGGAGGAACGCTCGCCGGCCAGGTAGGGCCGCCACCGCGACATCGTCTCGATGATGTTCAGATCGCCGAGCGGGAGTCCGTTGTACTTGCCCGCTTCGGAGAACCACAGATCGATCAGCTCGGCCAGCTTCTCGGGATGCTCGCCGGCCAGGTCGTGGCACTGGCTGCGGTCGGACTCGATGTGGAACAGCTCCCAGCGGTCGTCGTCGAAATGCGACCAGCCCGCCGGCGACGCGGCGTGCACCGCACTGGCGAACCAGCCCTTGTGCCAGATGCCCCGGGTGCCCAGCATCGTGTAGAACTGCGTCTCCTTGCCGGTGGGCGCGTGCGGATTCTCCAGCGCCACTTTGAAACTCACGCCGTCCAACGGCTTCTGCGGCACTCCGCGCACGGTCGCGGGCGGGGTGATGTCCAGCAGGTCGTACACCGTGGGCGTGATGTCGGCGACGTTGACGTAGTTGTCGCGCACCTCCCCGTGGGCACTGATCCCGTTGGGCCAGGAGATGATCGCGGTGTCGGCGATGCCGCCCTCATGCGAGGCGTAGCGCTTGAACAGCTTGTACGGGGTGTTGAAGGCCATCGCCCAGCCGATCGGGTAATGGTTGTAGGTCTGCGGGCCGCCGAGATCGTCGAAGTGCTTCAGACTCTCCTCGACCGAGTCGATGTAGCCGTTGAAGAACTTGACCTCGTTGACCGATCCGTTGGGCCCGCCCTCACCGCTGGCGCCGTTGTCGGAGATCACCACGATGATGGTGTTGTCGAGCTGACCCGACTCTTCGAGATAGTCCAGCATACGGCCGATCTGGGCATCGGTGTAGGACAGGAACCCGGCGAACACCTCGGCCATCCGGCTGAACAGCCGCTTCTCGTCGTCGCCCAGCGAGTCCCACGGCCGCACCGTGTCCTGCGGCGGCCACGGCTCCCCGTTGGGCCCGGACACGTCCGAATACGGGTTCACCGGTGAGAGTTCGGTGTCGGGCGGCACGATCCCGAGCCGCTTCTGGTTCTCCAGCACGATCTCGCGGTAGCGCTCGTAGCCCATGTCGAACACACCGG contains:
- a CDS encoding arylsulfatase, with protein sequence MTTEFNGRIELDIRDSEPDWGPYAAPVAQPDAPNVLYLVWDDIGIATWDCFGGLVSMPAMSRIAERGVRLSQFHTTALCSPTRASLLTGRNATTVGMATIEEFTDGFPNSNGRIPFDTALLSEVLTENGYNTYAVGKWHLTPLEESNLAATKRHWPLGRGFERFYGFMGGETDQWYPELVYDNHPVPPPATPEQGYHLSKDLADKTIEFIRDSKVIAPDKPWFTYLCPGAGHAPHHVFAEWADRYAGVFDMGYERYREIVLENQKRLGIVPPDTELSPVNPYSDVSGPNGEPWPPQDTVRPWDSLGDDEKRLFSRMAEVFAGFLSYTDAQIGRMLDYLEESGQLDNTIIVVISDNGASGEGGPNGSVNEVKFFNGYIDSVEESLKHFDDLGGPQTYNHYPIGWAMAFNTPYKLFKRYASHEGGIADTAIISWPNGISAHGEVRDNYVNVADITPTVYDLLDITPPATVRGVPQKPLDGVSFKVALENPHAPTGKETQFYTMLGTRGIWHKGWFASAVHAASPAGWSHFDDDRWELFHIESDRSQCHDLAGEHPEKLAELIDLWFSEAGKYNGLPLGDLNIIETMSRWRPYLAGERSSYVYYPGTADVGIGAVVELRGRSFAVLAEVDLTEGAEGVIVKHGGAHGGYVMYVQGGRLHFCYNFLGEQEQTLSATDPLGAGVRTLGFAFTLTGTAEGSHTPIGDAALYVDDTQVGDYTGMRVHPGTFGLASASLSVGANTGSPVSRAFAAPFPFTGGTIAQVTIDVSGTPYADLERDFARAFARD